The following coding sequences lie in one Burkholderia cepacia genomic window:
- the hutI gene encoding imidazolonepropionase: protein MKPTVWHHLRLCPHGHPDETIDDAAIAVDETGTIVWLGALSALPHGYAHWQREDLHGAWVTPGLVDCHTHLVYGGTRADEFAQRLAGVSYEEIARQGGGIVSTVRATRAADETTLFVQAAARLQPLLAEGVTAIEIKSGYGLDLASERKMLRVARQLGERFPVTVYTTFLGAHALPPEYAGRADAYIDEVCDRMLPALADEGLVDAVDVFCERIGFSLAQTERVFEAATRRGLPVKLHAEQLSNAGGTALAARYRALSADHLEFLDEAGIEAMKAAGTVAVLLPGAYYFIRETQLPPIELLRKHGVPIALATDHNPGTSPLESLLLTLNLGCTLFRMTVPEVLQGVTRHAAAALGRADRHGALEVGRQADFAAWSVGSLSELAYWIGRPLCEQVVRGGSTVFRRMNG, encoded by the coding sequence ATGAAACCGACTGTCTGGCATCACCTGAGGCTGTGTCCGCACGGCCATCCCGACGAGACGATTGACGACGCGGCGATCGCCGTCGACGAAACCGGCACGATCGTCTGGCTCGGCGCGTTGTCCGCGCTGCCGCACGGTTATGCGCACTGGCAGCGCGAAGACCTGCACGGCGCGTGGGTGACGCCGGGTCTCGTCGATTGCCATACGCACCTCGTGTACGGCGGCACGCGTGCGGACGAATTCGCGCAGCGCCTCGCGGGCGTCAGCTATGAGGAAATCGCGCGGCAGGGCGGCGGGATCGTCTCGACGGTGCGCGCGACACGTGCGGCCGACGAGACGACGCTGTTCGTGCAGGCCGCCGCGCGCCTGCAGCCGCTGCTCGCCGAAGGCGTGACCGCGATCGAGATCAAGTCGGGCTACGGGCTCGACCTCGCGAGCGAACGCAAGATGCTGCGCGTCGCACGCCAGCTCGGCGAGCGCTTCCCGGTCACGGTGTACACGACCTTCCTCGGCGCGCATGCGCTGCCGCCCGAATACGCGGGCCGTGCGGACGCGTACATCGACGAAGTGTGCGACCGGATGCTGCCGGCGCTGGCCGATGAAGGCCTCGTCGACGCGGTCGACGTGTTCTGCGAACGCATCGGCTTCTCGCTCGCACAGACGGAGCGCGTGTTCGAGGCCGCGACGCGGCGCGGGCTGCCCGTGAAGCTGCATGCGGAGCAATTGTCGAACGCGGGCGGCACGGCTTTGGCCGCGCGTTACCGCGCGCTGTCCGCCGACCACCTCGAGTTTCTCGACGAAGCCGGCATCGAGGCGATGAAGGCGGCCGGCACGGTCGCCGTGCTGCTGCCCGGCGCGTATTACTTCATCCGCGAGACGCAACTGCCGCCGATCGAACTGCTGCGCAAGCACGGCGTGCCGATCGCACTCGCGACCGATCACAACCCCGGCACGTCGCCGCTCGAATCGCTGCTGCTGACGTTGAACCTGGGCTGCACGCTGTTCCGCATGACGGTGCCCGAAGTGCTGCAGGGCGTGACGCGCCATGCAGCCGCGGCGCTCGGCCGCGCGGATCGCCACGGCGCGCTCGAAGTCGGCCGGCAGGCCGATTTCGCCGCATGGTCGGTCGGCTCGCTGTCGGAGCTCGCGTACTGGATCGGCCGGCCGCTGTGCGAGCAGGTCGTTCGCGGCGGCTCGACCGTGTTTCGCCGGATGAACGGATAG
- a CDS encoding HutD/Ves family protein, producing the protein MTALDQAPVNATMIRAADLVASPWKNGGGVTREIGAFPPGAALDAFAWRVSVADVGTAGPFSRFDGIDRTLVLLSGAGMTLAEAGGAQHVLDAPLARADFAGEATIDATLHDGATRDFNLMTRRSAVRGALDVWRAGAHAVAHADTVLLFCATGAVGVDIDGTHYALEEMDTLRLEGPRRAFDVVVSGSGALLAVSLAIGERD; encoded by the coding sequence ATGACGGCGCTCGACCAGGCGCCGGTGAACGCGACGATGATCCGCGCAGCGGATCTCGTCGCGTCGCCGTGGAAGAACGGCGGCGGCGTGACGCGCGAGATCGGTGCGTTCCCGCCGGGCGCCGCGCTCGATGCATTCGCGTGGCGCGTGAGCGTCGCGGACGTCGGCACGGCCGGGCCGTTCTCGCGTTTCGACGGGATCGACCGCACGCTCGTGCTGCTGTCCGGCGCGGGCATGACGCTCGCCGAAGCGGGCGGGGCGCAGCACGTGCTCGACGCGCCGCTGGCCCGTGCGGATTTCGCAGGGGAAGCTACGATCGACGCGACGCTGCACGACGGCGCGACGCGCGACTTCAACCTGATGACGCGCCGCTCGGCCGTGCGCGGTGCGCTCGACGTGTGGCGCGCAGGCGCGCACGCCGTTGCGCACGCCGATACCGTGCTGCTGTTTTGCGCGACCGGCGCCGTCGGTGTCGACATCGACGGCACGCACTACGCACTGGAAGAAATGGACACGTTGCGGCTCGAAGGGCCGCGGCGTGCGTTTGACGTCGTCGTGAGCGGTAGCGGCGCGCTGCTCGCCGTATCGCTCGCCATCGGCGAACGAGACTGA
- the hutU gene encoding urocanate hydratase gives MNHPKHIDPRLDPTRTIRAPRGSEKVCKTWLAEAAYRMIQNNLDPEVAEHPHALVVYGGIGRAARNWECYDQILASLKDLEENETLLIQSGKPVGVFRTHKDAPRVLLANSNLVPHWANWDHFHELDRKGLMMYGQMTAGSWIYIGSQGIVQGTYETFFSVANQHFNGDPSGRWILTGGLGGMGGAQPLAATMAGFSMIAVECDETRIDFRLKTRYVDKKATTLDEALGMIEEAKRDGKPVSIGLLGNAADVFPELVKRGITPDCVTDQTSAHDPINGYLPQGWTVAQWREAQKVDPQSIVKVAKQSMAVQVQAMLDLQERGAATLDYGNNIRQMALEMGVENAFDFPGFVPAYIRPLFCEGKGPFRWVALSGDPEDIYKTDQKVKELIPDDPHLHNWLDMARERIAFQGLPARICWVGVKDRYRLGQAFNEMVKNGELKAPIVIGRDHLDTGSVASPNRETESMKDGSDAVSDWPLLNALLNTAGGASWVSLHHGGGVGMGFSQHSGVVIVADGTAEAHERLGRVLLNDPATGVMRHADAGYELAQQTAREAGLKLPMLGR, from the coding sequence ATGAACCATCCGAAACACATCGATCCCCGTCTCGATCCGACGCGCACGATCCGCGCGCCGCGCGGCAGCGAGAAAGTCTGCAAGACCTGGTTGGCCGAAGCGGCCTACCGGATGATCCAGAACAACCTCGACCCGGAAGTCGCCGAGCATCCGCATGCGCTCGTCGTGTACGGCGGCATCGGCCGCGCGGCGCGCAACTGGGAATGCTACGACCAGATCCTCGCGTCGCTGAAGGATCTCGAGGAAAACGAAACGCTGCTGATTCAATCGGGCAAGCCGGTCGGTGTGTTCCGCACGCACAAGGATGCGCCGCGCGTGCTGCTGGCGAACTCGAACCTCGTGCCGCACTGGGCGAACTGGGATCACTTCCACGAGCTCGACCGCAAGGGCCTGATGATGTACGGCCAGATGACGGCCGGCAGCTGGATCTACATCGGCAGCCAGGGCATCGTTCAGGGCACCTACGAAACGTTCTTCTCGGTTGCGAACCAGCACTTCAACGGCGACCCGTCGGGCCGCTGGATCCTGACGGGCGGCCTCGGCGGCATGGGCGGCGCGCAGCCGCTGGCCGCGACGATGGCCGGCTTCTCGATGATCGCGGTCGAATGCGACGAGACGCGCATCGACTTCCGCCTGAAGACGCGTTACGTCGACAAGAAGGCGACGACGCTCGACGAAGCGCTCGGCATGATCGAGGAAGCGAAGCGCGACGGCAAGCCCGTGTCGATCGGCCTGCTCGGCAACGCGGCCGACGTGTTCCCGGAACTCGTCAAGCGCGGCATCACGCCGGACTGCGTGACCGACCAGACGAGCGCGCACGACCCGATCAACGGCTACCTGCCGCAAGGCTGGACCGTCGCGCAATGGCGCGAAGCGCAGAAGGTCGATCCGCAGAGCATCGTGAAGGTTGCGAAGCAGTCGATGGCCGTCCAGGTGCAGGCGATGCTGGATCTGCAGGAACGCGGCGCGGCGACGCTCGACTACGGTAACAACATCCGCCAGATGGCGCTGGAAATGGGCGTCGAGAACGCGTTCGACTTCCCGGGCTTCGTGCCGGCGTACATCCGTCCGCTGTTCTGCGAAGGCAAGGGCCCGTTCCGCTGGGTCGCGCTGTCGGGCGATCCGGAAGACATCTACAAGACCGACCAGAAGGTGAAGGAGCTGATCCCCGACGATCCGCACCTGCACAACTGGCTCGACATGGCACGTGAGCGCATCGCGTTCCAGGGCCTGCCGGCGCGGATCTGCTGGGTCGGCGTGAAGGATCGCTATCGCCTCGGCCAGGCGTTCAACGAGATGGTCAAGAACGGCGAACTGAAGGCCCCGATCGTGATCGGCCGCGACCACCTCGACACGGGTTCGGTCGCGAGCCCGAACCGCGAGACGGAATCGATGAAGGACGGTTCGGACGCGGTCAGCGACTGGCCGCTGCTGAACGCACTGCTGAACACGGCAGGCGGCGCATCATGGGTGTCGCTGCACCACGGCGGCGGTGTCGGCATGGGCTTCTCGCAGCACTCGGGCGTCGTGATCGTCGCCGACGGTACGGCTGAAGCGCACGAGCGGCTCGGTCGCGTGCTGCTGAACGATCCGGCGACGGGCGTGATGCGCCATGCGGATGCCGGCTACGAACTCGCGCAGCAGACGGCCCGCGAAGCCGGCCTGAAGCTGCCGATGCTCGGCCGCTGA
- a CDS encoding Lrp/AsnC family transcriptional regulator, with protein sequence MTLDRTDMRILRHLERDGRISNQDLANAVALSPSACLRRVKLLEERGAITGYRCAIEPKKVGVAFEALVHVSMRPDVPEWHDRFVEAIQQWPEVIAAQIVTGGSNYVLAVRARDLDHYSDFVINRLHRAAGVMSINSSIVLATLKRDGSILDLVEPSTAG encoded by the coding sequence ATGACTCTGGATCGAACCGATATGCGGATCCTCCGGCACCTCGAACGGGACGGACGCATCAGCAATCAGGACCTCGCGAACGCGGTCGCGCTGTCGCCGTCGGCATGCCTGCGGCGCGTGAAACTGCTGGAGGAACGCGGCGCCATTACCGGGTATCGCTGCGCGATCGAGCCGAAGAAAGTCGGCGTCGCGTTCGAGGCGCTCGTGCATGTGTCGATGCGGCCTGACGTACCCGAGTGGCACGACCGGTTCGTGGAAGCGATCCAGCAGTGGCCGGAGGTCATCGCGGCGCAGATCGTCACGGGCGGGTCGAACTACGTGCTGGCGGTTCGCGCGCGCGACCTCGATCACTATTCGGATTTCGTGATCAACCGGCTGCACCGCGCCGCGGGCGTGATGTCGATCAACTCGAGCATCGTGCTCGCGACGCTCAAGCGCGACGGGTCGATCCTGGATCTCGTCGAGCCGTCGACGGCCGGCTGA
- a CDS encoding aspartate aminotransferase family protein has protein sequence MIDRNEAFSPHSTAEYRALDAAHHIHPFSDMGALNRAGSRVIVKADGVYLWDSEGNKVIDGMAGLWCVNVGYGRKELADAAYRQLQELPFYNTFFKTTHPPVIDLSAMLAEVTPAGFNHFFYCNSGSEGNDTVLRLVHQYWRVQGKPQKKYVISRKNGYHGSTIAGGTLGGMGYMHEQMPSKVEHIVHIDQPYFFGEAQPGETPEAFGLARAQQLEAKILELGAENVAAFIGEPFQGAGGVIFPPSTYWPEIQRICRKYDILLVADEVIGGFGRTGEWFAHQHFGFEPDLITMAKGLTSGYVPMGAVGIHERVARPIIDNGEFNHGLTYSGHPVAAAVAVANLKLLRDEGIVERVKNDIGPYFQRRLRDALGDHPVVGEIAGTGLVAGVQLARDRGRRERFGADVDIGTICRDFCFNGNLIMRATGDRMLLSPPLVIREAEVDEIVDKAKRAFDATAERVGHAR, from the coding sequence ATGATCGATCGAAACGAAGCCTTCTCGCCGCACTCGACCGCCGAATACCGCGCGCTCGACGCCGCGCACCACATCCACCCGTTCTCGGACATGGGCGCGCTGAACCGCGCCGGCAGCCGCGTGATCGTGAAGGCCGACGGCGTCTACCTGTGGGATTCGGAAGGCAACAAGGTCATCGACGGCATGGCCGGCCTGTGGTGCGTGAATGTCGGCTACGGCCGCAAGGAACTCGCCGACGCCGCGTATCGCCAGCTGCAGGAACTGCCGTTCTACAACACGTTCTTCAAGACCACGCACCCGCCGGTGATCGACCTCTCCGCGATGCTCGCGGAAGTCACGCCGGCCGGCTTCAACCACTTCTTCTATTGCAACAGCGGCTCGGAAGGCAACGACACCGTGCTGCGCCTCGTGCACCAGTACTGGCGCGTGCAGGGCAAGCCGCAGAAGAAATACGTGATCTCGCGCAAGAACGGCTACCACGGCTCGACGATCGCAGGCGGCACGCTCGGCGGGATGGGCTACATGCACGAGCAGATGCCCTCGAAGGTCGAGCACATCGTGCACATCGACCAGCCGTATTTCTTCGGCGAAGCGCAGCCGGGCGAGACGCCGGAAGCGTTCGGCCTCGCGCGCGCGCAGCAGCTCGAAGCGAAGATTCTCGAACTCGGCGCGGAGAACGTCGCCGCGTTCATCGGTGAGCCGTTCCAGGGCGCGGGCGGCGTGATCTTCCCGCCGTCGACGTACTGGCCGGAAATCCAGCGGATCTGCCGCAAGTACGACATCCTGCTCGTGGCCGACGAGGTGATCGGCGGCTTCGGCCGGACCGGCGAATGGTTCGCGCACCAGCACTTCGGCTTCGAGCCGGATCTGATCACGATGGCCAAGGGCCTCACGTCGGGCTACGTGCCGATGGGCGCGGTCGGCATTCACGAGCGCGTGGCGCGGCCGATCATCGACAACGGCGAATTCAATCACGGGCTCACGTACTCGGGCCACCCGGTGGCGGCGGCCGTCGCGGTCGCGAACCTGAAGCTGCTGCGCGACGAAGGGATCGTCGAGCGCGTGAAGAACGACATCGGGCCGTATTTCCAGCGCCGGCTGCGCGACGCGCTGGGTGATCATCCGGTCGTCGGCGAGATTGCGGGTACGGGGCTGGTCGCGGGCGTTCAGCTTGCGCGCGATCGCGGCCGGCGCGAGCGGTTCGGTGCGGATGTCGATATTGGCACGATCTGCCGCGACTTCTGCTTCAACGGCAACCTGATCATGCGCGCGACGGGCGACCGGATGTTGCTGTCGCCGCCGCTCGTGATTCGTGAGGCGGAGGTCGACGAGATCGTCGATAAGGCGAAGCGCGCGTTCGATGCGACGGCGGAGCGGGTGGGGCACGCACGGTAA
- a CDS encoding gamma-glutamyl-gamma-aminobutyrate hydrolase family protein, giving the protein MRARPIVAVTADRILRGAHPNHTAGEKYLAALVDGAGALAFVLPALGARQPAEAIVAAVDGLLFTGSYSNVEPHHYGGAASAPDTLHDPARDATALPLIRAAIDAGVPVLAICRGMQELNVAYGGTLHQRLHAMNGFDDHRERPADPLERQYGPAHAVQLAPGGLLQRIARGAHEATVNSLHDQGIARLGAGLAVEASAPDGLVEAVSVRGARAFALGVQWHPEWRYAEQPLSRDIFAAFGAACRARMTHRIHAAGGAMASPAASDVD; this is encoded by the coding sequence ATGCGTGCGCGCCCGATCGTAGCCGTCACCGCCGACCGCATCCTGCGCGGTGCGCATCCGAATCACACGGCCGGCGAGAAGTACCTGGCCGCGCTCGTCGACGGCGCCGGCGCGCTGGCGTTCGTGCTGCCCGCGCTCGGCGCGCGCCAGCCGGCCGAAGCCATCGTCGCGGCGGTCGACGGGTTGCTGTTTACCGGCAGCTACTCGAACGTCGAACCGCATCATTACGGCGGTGCCGCGAGCGCGCCCGACACATTGCACGACCCCGCGCGCGATGCGACCGCGCTGCCGCTGATCCGCGCGGCGATCGATGCGGGCGTGCCCGTGCTCGCGATCTGCCGCGGCATGCAGGAGCTGAACGTCGCATACGGCGGCACGCTGCATCAGCGGCTGCACGCGATGAACGGCTTCGACGATCATCGCGAACGGCCGGCCGATCCGCTCGAACGGCAGTACGGCCCCGCACACGCCGTGCAACTCGCGCCGGGCGGCCTGCTGCAGCGGATCGCGCGCGGCGCGCACGAGGCGACGGTCAATTCGCTGCACGATCAGGGCATCGCTCGCCTCGGCGCGGGGCTCGCTGTCGAGGCGAGTGCACCCGACGGGCTCGTCGAGGCCGTCAGCGTGCGCGGCGCGCGTGCGTTCGCGCTCGGCGTGCAGTGGCATCCCGAATGGCGCTACGCGGAACAGCCGCTGTCGCGCGACATCTTCGCGGCATTCGGCGCGGCGTGCCGCGCGCGCATGACGCACCGCATTCATGCAGCCGGCGGCGCGATGGCGTCGCCGGCTGCATCCGACGTCGACTGA
- a CDS encoding glutamine synthetase family protein, whose translation MQPELSEFLRQHRITEVEAIIPDMAGIARGKIIPRNKFESGESMRLPQAVMVQTVTGDYPEDGTLTGVTDPDMVCVPDPSTICLIPWAVDPTAQVIHDCVHFDGSPVEISPRYVLRRVLDLYKEKGWKPVVAPELEFYLVDMNADPDLPLRPPIGRTGRAETGRQSYSIEAVNEFDPLFEDIYEYCEMQGLDIETLIHEVGAAQMEINFVHGDALPLADQVFLFKRTVREAALRHNMYATFMAKPMENEPGSAMHIHQSLADMHTGRNLFAGEDGSVSPLFHSYLAGLQRYTPALMPIFAPYINSYRRLSRFMAAPINVQWGYDNRTVGFRIPQSSPVARRIENRIPGVDCNPYLVFAATLAAGYLGMTQQLAPTEPIASDGYDLPYQLPRNLEEGISLMAACEPLAGILGDKFVKAYLALKETEYEAFFRVISSWERRHLLLHV comes from the coding sequence ATGCAACCCGAACTGAGCGAATTCCTGCGGCAGCACCGCATCACCGAGGTCGAAGCGATCATCCCCGACATGGCCGGCATCGCGCGCGGCAAGATCATCCCGCGCAACAAGTTCGAATCCGGCGAATCGATGCGGCTGCCGCAGGCCGTGATGGTGCAGACCGTCACCGGCGACTATCCGGAGGACGGCACACTGACCGGCGTGACCGATCCCGACATGGTGTGCGTGCCCGATCCGTCGACGATTTGCCTGATCCCGTGGGCCGTCGATCCGACCGCGCAGGTGATCCACGACTGCGTGCATTTCGACGGCTCGCCGGTCGAGATCTCGCCGCGCTACGTACTGCGCCGCGTGCTCGACCTGTACAAGGAAAAGGGCTGGAAACCCGTCGTCGCGCCGGAGCTCGAGTTCTATCTCGTCGACATGAATGCCGATCCCGACCTGCCGCTGCGTCCGCCGATCGGTCGCACGGGGCGCGCGGAAACGGGCCGCCAGTCGTATTCGATCGAGGCCGTCAACGAGTTCGATCCGCTATTCGAGGACATCTACGAGTACTGCGAAATGCAGGGCCTCGATATCGAGACGCTGATCCATGAAGTCGGTGCCGCGCAGATGGAGATCAACTTCGTGCACGGCGACGCGCTGCCGTTGGCCGACCAGGTGTTCCTGTTCAAGCGCACGGTGCGCGAGGCCGCGCTGCGTCACAACATGTACGCGACTTTCATGGCCAAGCCGATGGAAAACGAACCGGGATCCGCGATGCACATTCACCAGAGCCTGGCGGACATGCACACCGGGCGGAACCTGTTCGCAGGCGAGGACGGTTCGGTGTCGCCGCTGTTCCACAGCTACCTCGCGGGGCTGCAGAGATACACGCCGGCGCTGATGCCGATCTTCGCGCCGTACATCAATTCGTACCGCCGGCTATCGCGTTTCATGGCCGCGCCGATCAACGTGCAGTGGGGCTACGACAACCGCACGGTCGGCTTCCGCATCCCGCAGTCGAGCCCTGTCGCGCGCCGCATCGAGAACCGAATTCCGGGCGTCGACTGCAACCCGTACCTCGTGTTCGCGGCAACGCTCGCCGCCGGTTATCTCGGCATGACGCAGCAACTCGCGCCGACCGAGCCGATCGCATCGGACGGTTACGACCTGCCTTACCAGTTGCCGCGCAACCTCGAAGAGGGCATCTCGTTGATGGCCGCATGCGAGCCGCTCGCCGGCATCCTGGGCGACAAGTTCGTGAAGGCTTACCTGGCATTGAAGGAAACCGAATACGAAGCGTTCTTCCGCGTGATCAGCTCGTGGGAACGCAGACATCTGCTGCTGCACGTATGA
- the hutG gene encoding N-formylglutamate deformylase, with product MTEQPAVFTLKQGTLPLLISIPHAGTHIPDDIAATMTPDARFVDDCDWHLERLYGFAADLGASILVPSHARYVVDLNRPPDNENLYPGQDTTGLVPVDTFDKAPLYPANALPGNDEIMRRRDRYWLPYHDALQGEIARLKREHGRVLVWEAHSIRSHVPRFFEGRLPDFNFGTSSGVTATPGLAEALAARVLAHGGYTAIANGRFKGGYITRHYGVPDTGVEAVQLELSQITYMEETRPYAYDEARAARIAPLLQTLVETALAHR from the coding sequence ATGACTGAACAACCGGCTGTATTCACGCTGAAGCAGGGCACGCTGCCGCTGCTGATCTCGATTCCGCACGCAGGCACGCACATCCCCGACGACATCGCCGCGACGATGACGCCCGACGCGCGGTTCGTCGACGATTGCGACTGGCATCTCGAGCGGCTGTACGGCTTCGCGGCCGATCTCGGCGCATCGATCCTCGTGCCGTCGCACGCGCGTTACGTCGTCGACCTGAACCGTCCGCCCGACAACGAGAACCTGTATCCGGGCCAGGACACCACCGGGCTCGTGCCGGTCGATACGTTCGACAAGGCGCCGCTCTATCCGGCGAACGCGCTGCCCGGCAACGACGAGATCATGCGCCGCCGCGACCGCTACTGGCTGCCGTATCACGACGCGCTGCAGGGCGAGATTGCACGCCTGAAGCGCGAGCACGGCCGCGTGCTCGTGTGGGAAGCGCATTCGATCCGCTCGCATGTGCCGCGCTTCTTCGAAGGCCGCCTGCCGGACTTCAATTTCGGCACGTCGAGCGGCGTGACGGCCACACCGGGCCTCGCGGAGGCACTGGCTGCGCGCGTGCTCGCGCATGGCGGCTATACGGCCATCGCGAACGGGCGCTTCAAGGGCGGCTACATCACGCGTCACTACGGCGTGCCCGACACGGGTGTCGAGGCCGTGCAGCTCGAGCTGTCGCAGATCACCTACATGGAAGAGACGCGTCCGTACGCGTACGACGAAGCGCGTGCGGCACGGATCGCACCGCTGCTGCAGACGCTCGTCGAGACTGCGCTCGCCCATCGCTGA
- the hutC gene encoding histidine utilization repressor: protein MSAPVYQEIKDFILGRIHAGEWEEGDQVPSENELAREFKVARMTVNRALRELTAEQVLTRMKGAGTYVARPKYESTLVAIRSISEEVGARGHAYHASVLGLDTIRADEALADEMQVAVRAKLFHSQVLHFENDEPVQLEERWVNPAVAPDYAEQDFTNTTPNLYLMRAAPLQRVEYRIEAAAPAPERREQLRMDDVEPCLVLHRRTWSQGVVASVANLWHPGSRYRFTGHF, encoded by the coding sequence ATGAGCGCGCCGGTCTACCAGGAGATCAAGGATTTCATCCTGGGCCGCATCCACGCCGGCGAGTGGGAGGAGGGCGATCAGGTGCCGTCCGAGAACGAGCTGGCGCGCGAATTCAAGGTGGCGCGCATGACCGTCAACCGCGCGCTGCGCGAGTTGACGGCCGAGCAGGTGCTCACGCGCATGAAGGGCGCGGGCACCTACGTCGCGCGGCCGAAGTACGAGTCGACGCTGGTGGCGATCCGCAGCATCTCCGAGGAAGTCGGCGCACGCGGGCATGCGTATCACGCCAGCGTGCTCGGTCTCGATACGATCCGCGCCGACGAGGCGCTCGCCGACGAGATGCAGGTAGCCGTGCGCGCAAAGCTGTTTCATTCGCAGGTGCTGCACTTCGAGAACGACGAGCCCGTGCAGCTCGAAGAACGGTGGGTGAATCCGGCGGTCGCGCCGGATTACGCCGAGCAGGATTTCACGAACACGACGCCGAACCTGTACCTGATGCGCGCGGCCCCGCTGCAGCGCGTCGAGTACCGGATCGAAGCGGCGGCCCCGGCGCCGGAGCGGCGCGAGCAGCTGCGGATGGACGACGTCGAGCCGTGTCTGGTTTTACATCGGCGCACCTGGTCGCAGGGCGTCGTCGCCTCGGTGGCGAATCTGTGGCATCCCGGCAGCCGTTATCGCTTCACCGGGCATTTCTGA
- a CDS encoding formimidoylglutamate deiminase yields the protein MTDTMLFADHAYLPDGWRRNVLLRWDAAGTLTGVMPDTDAPAGVARAAGPVMPGMPNLHSHAFQRAMAGLTEYRANPADSFWSWRDLMYRFALKITPDALAAIARWLYVEMLKCGYTSVCEFHYVHHAQDGSRYPQIAELGTRVIDAARSAGIGITMLPVSYQFAGFGNKPPRDDQRRFINTPDGLLELLDTMRRAAPEHGGLRYGVAPHSLRAVSENGLRTLIDGLPDDAPVHIHIAEQTAEVDDCVRAYGARPVQWLLDRFDVDARWCLVHATHVDAAETAALAKRRAVAGLCLTTEANLGDGVFPAVDYLAQGGVIGVGSDSHASVDWRSELRLLEYGQRLVHRARNVLASESQAHVADRLFDASLAGGAQASGRRVGALREGCRADWLVLDRDHPAIAEHDSTSWLSGIVFAEHGDTPVLDVYTGGERVVSGRRHRDEAAAYADYRAALAQLLR from the coding sequence ATGACCGACACCATGTTGTTCGCGGACCATGCATACCTGCCCGACGGCTGGCGCCGCAATGTGCTGCTGCGCTGGGACGCGGCCGGCACGCTGACCGGCGTGATGCCCGATACCGATGCGCCGGCAGGCGTCGCGCGTGCGGCCGGGCCGGTGATGCCCGGCATGCCGAACCTGCATTCGCACGCATTCCAGCGCGCGATGGCGGGGCTCACCGAATACCGCGCGAATCCCGCCGACAGCTTCTGGAGCTGGCGCGACCTGATGTACCGATTCGCGCTGAAGATCACGCCTGACGCGCTCGCGGCGATCGCACGCTGGCTGTATGTCGAGATGCTCAAGTGCGGCTACACGTCGGTGTGCGAATTCCATTACGTGCATCACGCACAGGATGGCTCGCGCTATCCGCAGATCGCGGAGCTGGGCACGCGCGTGATCGATGCCGCACGCTCGGCCGGCATCGGCATCACGATGCTGCCCGTGTCGTACCAGTTCGCCGGCTTCGGCAACAAGCCGCCGCGCGACGACCAGCGCCGCTTCATCAACACGCCCGACGGCCTGCTCGAACTACTCGACACGATGCGTCGCGCGGCGCCCGAGCACGGCGGCCTGCGCTATGGCGTGGCGCCGCACTCGCTGCGCGCGGTGTCGGAGAACGGCTTGCGCACGCTGATCGACGGGCTGCCCGACGACGCACCTGTTCACATCCATATCGCCGAGCAGACGGCCGAAGTCGACGACTGCGTGCGCGCATACGGCGCGCGTCCCGTCCAGTGGCTGCTCGACCGATTCGACGTCGATGCGCGCTGGTGCCTCGTGCACGCGACGCACGTCGATGCGGCCGAAACGGCCGCGCTCGCAAAGCGTCGTGCGGTCGCCGGCCTGTGCCTGACGACCGAAGCGAACCTCGGCGACGGTGTGTTCCCGGCCGTCGACTATCTCGCGCAGGGCGGCGTGATCGGCGTCGGCTCGGACAGCCACGCATCGGTCGACTGGCGCTCGGAGCTGCGCCTGCTCGAATACGGGCAGCGGCTCGTGCATCGCGCGCGCAACGTGCTGGCGAGCGAGTCGCAGGCGCATGTCGCCGATCGTTTGTTCGACGCATCGCTCGCGGGCGGCGCACAGGCAAGCGGGCGGCGCGTCGGTGCGCTGCGCGAAGGCTGCCGTGCCGACTGGCTCGTGCTCGATCGCGATCATCCGGCGATCGCCGAACACGACAGCACGTCGTGGCTGTCGGGTATCGTGTTCGCCGAGCATGGCGATACACCCGTGCTCGACGTCTACACGGGCGGCGAGCGCGTCGTGAGCGGCCGCCGCCATCGCGACGAAGCCGCTGCGTATGCCGACTACCGCGCCGCGCTGGCGCAACTGCTGCGCTGA